Sequence from the Acidobacteriota bacterium genome:
AAGAGTTGAAAACGAGAGATGTGATTGACATAACCGACCTCTTCGCTGAGCGTACCATCACGGTCAAAGAAAACGGCTCGATTGTGGACGACCGGAGTTACAGGAGACGACATAAAACCTCTGGAATGAAGAATTGAGAATGAAGAACCCTTTTAGTGATTAGTGGTTAGTGGTTAGTAGTTAGTGGTTAGTGGTTAGTGGTTAGTTCTTGGTTCTTTTTCGAAAATATTGATTTCTAACCACTAATCACTAACTACTAACCACTACTTGGTTTCTTCATTCTTCATTCTATTTAATGTCTGGTTTACCTGAATCTTCATCGTGCTGATCTTCAAGGAGCGCCAGGATTTCTTCGAGCAAAATTGTGTGACGTTCTTCAACTTGTTTTAATTCAGCCACATAGGCAGCGTGGAGCGCGTCCACTTTTTCATGGAGACGTGAAATTTCAAATTCGGATTTCAGGTTGACCTGATAATCCTGCTCGGCCTGCAACCGGTCTTTTGCCGCCTGCCGATTCTGGCTCATCATAATCACGGGTGCCTGTAAGGCCGCCAGACACGAAAGCGCCAGATTCAGCAAAATGTAAGGAAATGGATCAAACGCATTATCTCTTAAAACAAAGCTGTTAAATGCCATCCAGACTAAAAGCGTGAAAAAAAACAGAAAAATGAATGGCCAGCTTCCACCAAAGGAGGCAATCTGATCAGCCACTCGCTGCCCAAAGGTCAACTGTTCGTCAAATTGCTGGTTGATGTTGGCGCTGATCAGTCTCCGCTCAGCCAAACGGCGAATAAACCGCTTTTCGAT
This genomic interval carries:
- a CDS encoding DUF1003 domain-containing protein, whose protein sequence is MTPQIEQVASRLLAEDRRKLTEIEKRFIRRLAERRLISANINQQFDEQLTFGQRVADQIASFGGSWPFIFLFFFTLLVWMAFNSFVLRDNAFDPFPYILLNLALSCLAALQAPVIMMSQNRQAAKDRLQAEQDYQVNLKSEFEISRLHEKVDALHAAYVAELKQVEERHTILLEEILALLEDQHDEDSGKPDIK